DNA from Candidatus Paceibacterota bacterium:
GTGGTGGGCAGCCAGGCTTGTTGCGGGCCGAAACGCGGGCGGGGGGTGGTACGGGTGCGGATTTCAAGGAGGTCTATGATCTGGTGCGGGCACACCTGGCAGGGGTGAGTGAAGCGGAGTTGAACGAGGCCGCGGTAAAGGGGTTGATAGCGAGCTTGAACCCGCGTGTGAAGCTGGTAACGAACGGGACGGCGGCCAAGGCCGCGGGCAAGGTGCCTGCGGTGAAGAAATCGAGCGTGTTCGAGGGCGATTCAATTTACGTGCGGGTCGGGCGAGTGGAGGAGGATTTGGCGGGTGCGCTCAGCGCAGCCTGCAGCAAACCTGAGACAACGAACAAGCTGAAAGGGGTGGTGCTGGATTTGCGCTACGCGGGTGGGGATGATTACGCGGCGGCGGCAGCGGCGGCGGATTTGTTCCTGCGTAAGGAACAGCCGCTGTTGAACTGGGGCGACGGCATGGTGAGATCAAGAGCCGCGGGGGACGAGATCGAATTGCCGGTGGCGGTGCTGGTGAACCGGCAGACGACAGGAGCGGCGGAGGCGTTGGCGGCGGTGCTGCGAGAGACTGGCGTCGGCTTGATATTGGGTGGCCAGACGGCGGGGCAGGCAATGGTAGCGCGGGAGTTTTCGTTGAAAAATGGGGACCGCCTCCGCATCGCTACGACGGCGATCCAGTTGGGGGACGGCTCGGCGATGACGGTGCAAGGGCTCAAGCCGGACATTGTGGTGGAGGTCAGCGCTGAGGCGGAGCGCGCGTATTACGGCGACGCCTACCGGGCGCCTGAGATTGCAGGTCTGCCGGCTGGCAGTGGTCTTTCGATGACGAATTCCGGGACGGCGACGAATCGTGCGGCGCGGCGCTTGCGGTTGAACGAGGCGGAGCTGGTGCGGGAACGACGGGAGGGACTGAGTGAGGCGGACCTGACGATGCTGCGGGGGCGCGAACCAGAAACGCCAACGGTCCA
Protein-coding regions in this window:
- a CDS encoding S41 family peptidase translates to MIRIGIKSLLAACLMVCGGQPGLLRAETRAGGGTGADFKEVYDLVRAHLAGVSEAELNEAAVKGLIASLNPRVKLVTNGTAAKAAGKVPAVKKSSVFEGDSIYVRVGRVEEDLAGALSAACSKPETTNKLKGVVLDLRYAGGDDYAAAAAAADLFLRKEQPLLNWGDGMVRSRAAGDEIELPVAVLVNRQTTGAAEALAAVLRETGVGLILGGQTAGQAMVAREFSLKNGDRLRIATTAIQLGDGSAMTVQGLKPDIVVEVSAEAERAYYGDAYRAPEIAGLPAGSGLSMTNSGTATNRAARRLRLNEAELVRERREGLSEADLTMLRGREPETPTVQDPALARALDLLRGLALVRSTRP